Within the Thermostichus lividus PCC 6715 genome, the region TAACCGCGGTATTACTTTGATAGGCGCGAATTTGGTTGAGGAATGGCTGTTGCACTAGATCATGGCGCAGGGCGGTATCCAGTAAGTCCGTGAGGCGCGGCAAGTTGCGCACTAGGGAGCCAAAGCCCGTAAAGACTAGAGGCGACTGCAACGAGGCGGCATCGCCAATGGCCAGCACCCGATCAACGGCAACGGCGCGATCGCCGCGATGGTGACTAAAATGGCCCGGAATGTAGCCAAAGGTGGGCTTGACCCAGGTGAGTTCCTCAAGGTTACAGCGACGATACTCTGGCAAAATGCTAAAAAAGTCTTCGTAAAGCTCTAGCAGCGACCCCGGAAACTGCGGCTCAATACGGTGGTAGTGAAACAGGTAAATGGTGCGCTCCTCCCCTGCCCCGGGAAACAACTCCCAGATTAACTGCCGCCCCCGCGAACTATCGCCATGGCTGTGGAGCACATCCCCGTAGCGGCCATCCCACACCTCTGGGGAGATCCCCTTCACAATCGCGCCAACGGTGGGGCACACACTGTCAAAGGCACGGCCACCATTCAACTGCCGGGCAATGGGGGAGGCCGTGCCCATCGCATCAATCAGGACGCGGGCGATCGCCTGCTGCGGCGTCCCCGTGTGGCGCTGCTGTGCCTGTACCACCACGCTATTGGGGTGCACCGTTGCCCCCACAAAGTCGGTGTAGTCCCAAATTTCGCCCCCTGCTTGGCAGAGTTTTTGGCCGCACAACCGCAAAAATTTCGCCGAGTCAAGGGCAATATTCAATACCGTAGGCGTATGGAGAACAGGGGCGCGGCAATGGGCAGGGCTGGTGGCATCAAAAAATTTGTTGAATCCATCTAAATATTCGCAGGCAATCACGCTTTCAAATTCAGCGGCGGTAAACAAGCCCAAATCAATCAGGTTCTGAAACTCCGCTCGCGAAATATTCCACTCCCGATTCATCCGGCCAAAGGGGAGCCGCTCAATCAGCAACACCCGATAGCCCAGACGGGCCATCACCGCTGCATGAACAACCCCCAGGGCACCCCCCACGTACACCAAGTCGTAGGTGGGCGCTTCAGAGGGACTAGTCACTCGTTGCAGCACTGGCACCGGCGGGGTGGGACGCTGCACCCCGTCGCGCCAACGTTGCTCCCACCAGTAAACCCGCTCCAAGTCGGCTTCCCCGTGGGGCATCTGTTGAAAGTACTTAACCGTCAGCGGATAGCGATCGCCCAAGGCGGCAAAAATTGAGGTGCCCTGCGGCCATGGGGGCGGTACGACCGGCTGCAACGGAAATGCAGATCGGATTGCGGTGCTCAACTGTTTGACACAGGCGGCCTCTTGCGGCCATGGCTGCGTGCCCCATCGCACGACCTTGAGGTAGGTTGTCCGCTGCAAATTCCAGAAAAACACCGCCAGTTGCGTCCCATGGGGGGGCAGTTGCCAACATCCACCGCTCGGCTTCGGGGCGATCGCCCCCACCATAGGCTGAAACGTCTGCTGTAACCATGTAATGACTGCCTTGGTATCTGGTGTTGGAATCTCAGCGTAGAACAGTTCTTGCATTTTGTTTCAAATGTGCGGTAAGGGGCTTGACAGAGCCAAAATTTAACGTAAACTGCACTGTACTCACTTAATAGTTTAAGAGAGTTTACAGTTTCTCAGAATTGCCCTGTTGCCCTATGTATTATCCCATCCCACGGAGTTTCGAAGAAATGGCCGCCCTCAGCCACTACCCCGTTAGTGAAGAGCTGGTCGCTGCAGCGATCGCCGGTATGATTACCATCTGCCGTGCCCAAGGCCACACCCTTGCCGATGTGCAGGCATGGGTTCTAGATGACGATGACCTACTGGATGCCAAAACTCGCCAATGGTTGAGTGATGTGGTAGAGGCGGCATGGTCGAGTGTGGGTTAAGGGGTGGCAGACTCTAGGGCGCCGCCAAATGGGTAGGGATGCTAAGCCATACAAACATACAAAACATACAATACGTACAATA harbors:
- a CDS encoding NAD(P)/FAD-dependent oxidoreductase, translated to MQELFYAEIPTPDTKAVITWLQQTFQPMVGAIAPKPSGGCWQLPPHGTQLAVFFWNLQRTTYLKVVRWGTQPWPQEAACVKQLSTAIRSAFPLQPVVPPPWPQGTSIFAALGDRYPLTVKYFQQMPHGEADLERVYWWEQRWRDGVQRPTPPVPVLQRVTSPSEAPTYDLVYVGGALGVVHAAVMARLGYRVLLIERLPFGRMNREWNISRAEFQNLIDLGLFTAAEFESVIACEYLDGFNKFFDATSPAHCRAPVLHTPTVLNIALDSAKFLRLCGQKLCQAGGEIWDYTDFVGATVHPNSVVVQAQQRHTGTPQQAIARVLIDAMGTASPIARQLNGGRAFDSVCPTVGAIVKGISPEVWDGRYGDVLHSHGDSSRGRQLIWELFPGAGEERTIYLFHYHRIEPQFPGSLLELYEDFFSILPEYRRCNLEELTWVKPTFGYIPGHFSHHRGDRAVAVDRVLAIGDAASLQSPLVFTGFGSLVRNLPRLTDLLDTALRHDLVQQPFLNQIRAYQSNTAVTWLFSRGMMVPSDRPLPPERVNAMLNTFFGILGQESPELVDRFIKDRAGWLPFNRMALRAAWQNPGLLWWIWQMAGTADLLRWLFIYLNFTLDAVYHALFAPWLPPLVRHAQPWLEPLAPSLWFWLLVQSYALTYSVGQPRLDRPLTPATAPATPPAVDQAVSPR